The genomic DNA GAAAGATTTTTCATGTTATCTTCTAACAAATGAGCAATAGTATCTGCTATCATTTGTTTTTGCTTGTCAGTAATTATTTCACTATTGTTTAATAAACATTCTCTGTACTTTTCAGGAATTCTACCTTCTTGAAACCAAGATAATTTTGTTAATCGGCTAATATTTTCAATGGTTAGTAGATTGTTATCTGGAGTAGATAGCTTATTCCCAATAAGAAATGTTAAATCCCAATATACCTGAGGAAAAATACAACAAGCTGCAATCCATGTTAGCAAATTCGCCTTTTCTGTTGATAAAGTTTGATTAACATGTGGCAATAAATAATACTGAAGATTTGCGATTACAAGCTCAGGTTCTTCTTTTAAATCTATAATCCAAGATTCTTTGTTTTTGCTATTATTATATAATAAACTCACATCGAGTGTCTCATATCTTTCTGTTAATAATTCAATTCCATTTAAATTTGCAGGAAGTACTGGCATGAAAGATTCAATAAATTTTTCATTTTCGCCCCAAAGAAGAGAATCTTTAGCGGTCATGAATGTAGCTTCATCCCATTGCTTTAAAAGATTAAGCTCATTAATTGATTCTTTATCTACTGCACTAAAATTATCAGCATCTGCAAATACAATTAGTCTATGATCAATATAATGAGACTGCAAATCTTTCAATGTATATTTCTGTAGACTTGACTCTTCCCAACATGATGAAAGTCGCTTATTAAAATAAAATTTCTTAACTCGTAAATCTTGTTTAATTAGCTCACTGCTAATAAATTCAAAAAGTGCCCATTGATGGTTTTTCCTTGATTGTTGATCTATCAAAATAAGATAATATGCAGGCTTCTCTGTAGATTTAAATTTTAAATCCATTAAACCAGCAGATTTTGCTGTCGCAATTACGGTGCTTTTAACATCTATTCCTTTTTTATTATTAACCCTCCTATTTTGCAACTTGTCTGGTAAAACTCCAAAGTTATCTGAATGTAGAATTGCATATGATGAGGGTATATTAATATTCCACCTAAATGGTTCTAAATCACTTTGCTTATTTAGTTCTATGATTACTCTGTTTTTTTTGAAATAAAACCATTCAACTAAAATGTAGACAATAATAATACAAGAAGACAACCACCATTTTACGAGTATTTTATGCTCTTGCCACCAAACCTGTTTAACTTTATATGTCTCGATATTACTGGGTTCAAGTATTTCATATTCGAAAACATTTGCTTGGGGATTAGCAACACTGACTGAGTTTACTAATGAAAATACAAGAATTACAAAAAGCCAAAATAAAAGTCTATTCGATTTCATAAGATTTAACCTGTCTTTTGATATCCAATTCAGGAATAGTTTTTTGTTTCAGAAATCGAATTTCCGAGTTCTGTTTATCAGATTTTTTGAATAAAACATCTTGTTGCCAGTAATCTTTTTTCAGCCAAAAAATACCAGAAATTAAAAGTATAAGTACAACAGCAACAGCACTTAGTAACTTAGTTGAAGATACAAGTTGGTTAGTTGTTTGATCAATTTCAACATCATCAAATGCAGATGCTTTTATAATTGTTTCCCTTTCTTTAAAGCAATCATTAAATATTTTATAAAACTGTTCTTGCTCTTGTGGATTTTTTGCTATCAAAGGGCATAATAAAGTTTTTATATCTTCTGGAGACTTACTATTATCATAATATTCTAAGATTGTTTTTATATCCAGATATGTTGATATAGATATTTGAAAATGATTGGCCCTTAATAAACTTATTAATTCTTTCAATCTTAAATATTGATAAGTCTTCATCCAGATTTGAATTAAATTTCTATAAACTCCCTAATAATATTTACATCTTCTTCATTCTTTGCAAGTACACAATAAGTCATATAAAGCTTTTGCTTTTCATCGTTTGATAGGTTTTTGAAAACAGTCAAATTTCTTGCGCTAAATCGAATATTTTCAAGAACTGTTACCCAATGTAGAAATTCCGATGTACTTGGCTTTTTCTTTTTGAGTGTATCTCTAATTACCATAAAATGAGGTATCACATAATCTTGCAATTCCTGCTTACTGTAAAAGTGATTTTCTATTTTACTGCTAACTATTTCTAAAAGATTGTCTTCAGATGGAAATTTCAAATGAATATAAATGCATCTCCGTAAAAATGCATCAGGCAAATTCTTTTCTGAATTACTTGTGAAAATAATTACAGGTCTTTTAGCCTTTTCAGTTTTATATAGCTTATGAACTTCCGGTACAGTAAATTCCATATCTTCAAGCACATTCAAAATATCATTAGATAAATCTCTAGGAGCTTTATCTACCTCATCTATTAAAACAACTTGCCTTTTACCAGATTGAATTGCCTTTCCTAAGGCCTGATAATGAATAAATTTTCGCTCAATTTCATCATCATTCAATACTTCATTATGTTGATTTTGAGCATATTGTAAATGCTTTATCGCATCATATACATAAAAAAGATCAGTGGCTGTAGAAGTTGATCTAGTATTAAAAATTAGAGGTGAGTCCATCCCAAACTTGTAAGCAACACTATGTGCAAGTTGAGTTTTTCCAGTACCTGGTTCCCCAGTAACTAGTAGAGGTTTTCCTAATAGCATTGCTATATTTACTGCATCTTTAAGTTCTTTTCCTGCTTTATATAGAGATGGGTCATTCAATAAATTGCTTTCATAGAAATCTGGCATGTTTACCACTTCACCATCATCATAAATATGGAGTTGACTCTGCATTCTAATTATATTTATTAGTTACACTAGATTATTATTTCCCTTTAAACAAAAGATAATCATCTTTATTAAGGGTAATATAATTTTTTATAGATTTTATAAAAAATTATATCCTCAATTAGATATTTTAAAAGATTCAAAAATCTAAAAAAGTCCCTAATTTATAAGTAAGAATTCTGTTTGTAACTCATATAGTATTGACCTAAAATATAATTATTCAATGTTAATATCCTTTTGGAAAAAGATAAATTCATCTCTTAAATGAAAATTTCTACTTTTTAGAAACTGTCCTATATCAAGACAATATCGATTAGTCCACAAAATATTTATCTACTTTTTTATCAGAATCAATTCAAATTGATTTTATATCATCTTTTTCACGTTGCTTTAATTTCATTAACAGATTTTAGAAGTGAATATCAATAGCTAGTTTACAAAAGCTCCAAATCATACTAGCCAAACTTAGAAAAGTTATACTTTTACACTTTTTTCTAACTTTCCCCAATTGTAAGAATTTTAGAATTTTTTAAAGTTTGACTCAAATATATACTCTCACAAGTTCTTAATTTTATGACTAACTCTATAAGATATATTCTTCCATAGAATTTGCATACTCATCTGTGAAAATCCAATCTTGGCTTAGTTCAATAAACAAATGTTGTGACATCGCCAAGAATCAACTAAATATTTAGAGTCTAACAGAACAAACAGATGAAATTAATAGGGTTACCCATTTAAATCTCAGTGTGTAAAACCCATACGATCTACAGGATTATCTTAGCTTAAAATAAGCATATATAAGATGAAAATAGATAAAGGATTAACAGAAAAAGCATTTAAAAGCAGGTTTGGGACAAAAGAACAGTGTTTAGCGTATTTACATGATCAGAAATGGAGTGATGGATACCATTGTCGAAAATGTAGGCATACTAC from Chondrinema litorale includes the following:
- a CDS encoding AAA family ATPase gives rise to the protein MQSQLHIYDDGEVVNMPDFYESNLLNDPSLYKAGKELKDAVNIAMLLGKPLLVTGEPGTGKTQLAHSVAYKFGMDSPLIFNTRSTSTATDLFYVYDAIKHLQYAQNQHNEVLNDDEIERKFIHYQALGKAIQSGKRQVVLIDEVDKAPRDLSNDILNVLEDMEFTVPEVHKLYKTEKAKRPVIIFTSNSEKNLPDAFLRRCIYIHLKFPSEDNLLEIVSSKIENHFYSKQELQDYVIPHFMVIRDTLKKKKPSTSEFLHWVTVLENIRFSARNLTVFKNLSNDEKQKLYMTYCVLAKNEEDVNIIREFIEI